The DNA window ACTTCTAGGAGGAGGGGCTGTTGTAGGTTCATTTTTAGGACCTAAACTCCTTGAAAAAGCAGGCAAAGAACTCGTTGAAAAGTTTATACCTCCTGTGCTAATAGGCATCAGCGTTATATTTGGCCTTGCCCTGATATTTTAAAAAAAATAGAGTTTAAAATAATATAAAAGTTGTTAGATTTACTTGACGAATGTGTTGTTTTGAAGGTCGCGGATGGCCTGTTCAATTTCTTCTTCCGTGTTCATAACAAAGGGGCCGTACCTTGCAACAGGTTCGTTTAAGGGCTTTCCAGCTATTAAAAGAAATCTAACTGGTTTATTTTCTGCATAAACCCTTATAATATTACCTTCGCCAAATATTAACATTTTAGTGGCTTCAATACCGGTACCGTCTTGAGTTTTGTTTGTTTCAAAGTTTCCAAATATTCCTTCACCTTCAAAGACATATGCAAGTACACTTTGATCTTCCTTTACTGGAATTTCTAGAAATGAGTTGGCTGGAATGTGGATGTCGAGGTAGGTTGGATCTGCATAGATATCTGTCACTGCACCTTCAACACCTTCGTAGTTACCTGCTATGACTTTTATGACTGCACCGTCATCATGTTCAATTGTTGGGATCTCTGAAGATTCAACACCCCTGTAACGTGGCTCAGTCATTTTAAGCCTTTTTGGAAGGTTCACCCATAGTTGAAACCCTTCGAGTATTCCTTCTTCAGGTTCCTTGGGCATTTCCTCATGCAGTATTCCACTTCCAGATGTCATCCACTGAATATCTCCCCTTCCTATGGTTCCTGCATTACCCATGCTGTCTTTGTGGTCCACATGACCGTTTAAGATGTAGGTCACAGTTTCAATACCGCGGTGTGGATGCATTGGAAAGCCTAAAACATAATCTCCAGGATTTTCAGATCCAAAATGATCAAAAAGTAAAAATGGGTCAACATAATCCAAGGTTGCTGTGGCAATGCTTCTTCTCAACAACACTCCAGCTCCTTCTAACACGTAAACTGGTTCTACAATTTCCAAGACTTCTCTGGCATTTTTTATCTTAACAAACCCCCATGATCAAATTCTCATGTTTTTACTAAAAATTATTGATTGTAAAGGTGCTTGATAGTTGTTTATATTTAATATGAAAATTATAATTTTTTGTTAGAAATATATTAGAGAAATGGCTTCTAAAAAAAATACATATTTATATTTAAACACGTTCATAGTTGAATATAATTGTTTAAACGCTCCTTTAAATTGTCTGGAACGTTTTTATAGACAATTTGATTGGGCATTTCTCCAAGTCCAATTTTAATTGCATGGTAAATAAATGTCATATCATTTATAGGTGTTTCGTCAAGTTGTTTGACGTTACTGTTTGAAAATAAAAGTATTTGTGAAGAGAATTTTGGTAATGATGGTAAAGACTTTCTTAAATCTTTTAGTACGGCTAATGCGAACGATTCTGCAGAAACTGGATCGTTACTTGCAAATATTAGGCCAGGTTTAAGTTTAACAACATGGGCCGTGCCTATTTCTAATTTTCCAATTTTAAGTGCATTGGTGTTTGGTCCGAATGTTGTCTGTGCCTTTGTAGCGACAAAAAGTGTG is part of the Methanobacterium lacus genome and encodes:
- a CDS encoding pirin family protein; this translates as MEIVEPVYVLEGAGVLLRRSIATATLDYVDPFLLFDHFGSENPGDYVLGFPMHPHRGIETVTYILNGHVDHKDSMGNAGTIGRGDIQWMTSGSGILHEEMPKEPEEGILEGFQLWVNLPKRLKMTEPRYRGVESSEIPTIEHDDGAVIKVIAGNYEGVEGAVTDIYADPTYLDIHIPANSFLEIPVKEDQSVLAYVFEGEGIFGNFETNKTQDGTGIEATKMLIFGEGNIIRVYAENKPVRFLLIAGKPLNEPVARYGPFVMNTEEEIEQAIRDLQNNTFVK